One window from the genome of Natronomonas pharaonis DSM 2160 encodes:
- a CDS encoding cation:proton antiporter: MTDAVLTLAAVFIAAGALSLLANHFEYPVVPAYIVAGLLAGTFIAPSDVFELAQWGIAFLVFVFGIRVDLSDIRSVLRDAEVAALTQLLVVGVVATGVGYGLSLSFGFDHPIRNAIYFAAAATFSSTVVGSGVLAAGTQNNLVYGRLASSIHFFDDIVAIGLVLVLSADALTDPQAVTSNIGYGVVLLVAGLVFYRYGFPRLVRAADGSDELVLMGSISILIAFIAAAELAGISIVVGAFAAGLAIQDEGGEALDVRNGIDSIKDFFAAIFFVTIGALVQFPTIEIVVLTAVLVALVLLVNPAVHTAAFLYEGYDARTSFFASSTLAQTSEFALIIAIHAWLLGTIAPSLFDAIILTAAITMVVATVVRRFQGQLYTSIVARLVEGQQTRQVDKHSSVDDGLEDHVVIVGHGRQGRRVVEQLETLGEDYVVVENDPAKRRGLKTDCKNHVFGDAMATYPMAKARLPEAKLLVSTVDYEPLSRSLLLRSTEADIIVRSESAVEARTLLDAGAMFVTHSNILAADRLVESIEQVIQGGQGSDTPRTEHRSRLPSRQTARGGRRTPTEGWGHQETRERQ; the protein is encoded by the coding sequence ATGACTGACGCTGTCCTCACGCTGGCGGCTGTCTTTATCGCCGCGGGTGCGCTGTCGCTGTTGGCAAATCACTTCGAATACCCGGTCGTCCCCGCGTACATCGTCGCCGGACTCCTTGCAGGGACGTTCATCGCTCCGTCCGATGTTTTTGAACTCGCTCAGTGGGGAATCGCCTTCCTCGTGTTCGTGTTCGGAATCCGCGTCGACCTGAGCGATATCCGCTCGGTACTTCGGGACGCTGAGGTCGCCGCCCTTACGCAGTTGTTGGTTGTCGGCGTCGTCGCGACCGGCGTCGGGTACGGATTGAGCCTGTCGTTCGGCTTCGACCACCCGATTCGGAACGCCATCTATTTCGCGGCGGCAGCGACGTTTAGCTCGACAGTCGTTGGTTCGGGAGTGCTTGCAGCGGGGACGCAAAACAACCTCGTATACGGGCGGCTGGCGTCGTCGATTCACTTTTTCGACGACATCGTTGCCATCGGCCTTGTGTTGGTACTCTCGGCGGATGCGCTGACCGACCCCCAGGCAGTCACCTCGAATATCGGGTACGGTGTGGTGCTTTTGGTCGCCGGGCTGGTGTTCTACCGCTACGGCTTCCCACGGCTCGTCCGTGCCGCAGACGGCTCCGACGAACTCGTGTTGATGGGGAGTATCTCGATTCTCATCGCGTTTATCGCCGCAGCGGAGCTGGCTGGCATCTCGATAGTCGTTGGAGCGTTCGCGGCGGGGCTGGCGATTCAAGACGAAGGCGGTGAGGCCCTCGACGTTCGCAATGGAATCGACTCGATCAAGGATTTCTTCGCGGCCATCTTCTTCGTCACTATCGGTGCGCTTGTGCAGTTTCCGACAATTGAAATCGTCGTGTTGACAGCTGTGCTGGTTGCCCTTGTACTGCTCGTCAACCCAGCTGTGCATACGGCCGCATTCCTCTATGAGGGCTACGACGCGAGGACGTCGTTTTTCGCCAGTTCGACGTTGGCACAGACGAGCGAGTTCGCGTTGATTATCGCCATACACGCGTGGTTGCTCGGGACGATCGCCCCGAGTCTATTCGATGCGATTATTCTGACGGCAGCGATAACGATGGTTGTCGCAACCGTCGTCCGTCGCTTTCAGGGCCAGCTCTATACGAGCATCGTCGCCCGTCTGGTTGAGGGACAGCAGACCCGACAGGTCGACAAACATAGCTCTGTCGACGACGGACTCGAAGACCACGTTGTAATCGTCGGCCATGGTCGCCAAGGGCGGCGGGTCGTAGAGCAGCTTGAAACACTCGGTGAGGACTACGTGGTCGTCGAAAACGACCCCGCCAAACGAAGGGGTCTCAAGACGGACTGTAAAAACCACGTGTTCGGGGACGCGATGGCGACGTATCCGATGGCGAAGGCCCGCCTCCCGGAAGCAAAGCTGCTCGTCTCGACGGTCGATTACGAGCCGCTTTCGAGGTCGCTGCTTTTGCGCTCCACGGAGGCGGACATCATCGTTCGATCCGAGTCGGCAGTCGAAGCGCGAACACTGTTAGATGCCGGAGCGATGTTTGTCACCCACTCGAATATACTGGCCGCAGACCGGCTGGTCGAAAGCATCGAGCAAGTCATCCAGGGAGGCCAAGGCAGCGACACGCCGCGAACAGAACACCGCAGCCGCTTGCCGTCCCGACAGACGGCCAGAGGTGGCCGCCGGACGCCTACTGAGGGATGGGGCCATCAAGAGACTCGTGAACGGCAATGA
- a CDS encoding MATE family efflux transporter: MPGAGDDVVDVLGRVLDRLGIIDAERLRPTIELAWPRIVTGFAIMSKQTADLAMVGIAVGTAGTAGLAFALGYWSIVVLFGLGLAGGTVSLVSQNYGGGRDDRASLVVKQSALLAALFAAPVMAIFSLFGSELISILGATPEEVRHGTAYLLLIAPAVLFELLNLIASRTYTGVGDTFTEMVIRSVGAVLNLVFSALFVFGLGMGVAGVALGTTLSTGIAMVVLGWGMFGHTYGGLGMKPSPVPVSLSGPFADLTVARQLLEVAAPEIARRVAQGLTIFPLLWIAASFGPVVVTALEVARRVRALIDSVNWGMSLASSSLVGQRLGAGEETAADAYGAGIIRLTMVVYLVVAAIVVALATPIAGLFVSGSEAVAVTAAFVAVAAVSAIGLGLDGTASGVLVGAGDTRRPFVASLIGRYLFALPAAFLGLVTPLGVGGLYLALVLESFVPGGINYGLYRSGRWKVISRRYRPGTDIDK; this comes from the coding sequence ATGCCGGGTGCCGGCGATGACGTAGTTGACGTTCTCGGCCGTGTGCTCGACCGGCTGGGAATTATCGACGCAGAGCGGCTGCGACCCACAATCGAACTCGCGTGGCCGCGAATCGTCACGGGCTTTGCGATTATGTCCAAGCAGACGGCCGACCTCGCGATGGTCGGAATTGCCGTTGGCACTGCCGGGACGGCGGGCCTCGCGTTCGCACTCGGCTACTGGAGCATCGTGGTCCTTTTCGGCCTCGGACTGGCTGGCGGAACCGTGAGCCTCGTCTCACAGAACTACGGCGGCGGCCGGGACGACCGTGCGTCGCTCGTCGTCAAACAGAGCGCTCTCCTTGCGGCGCTGTTTGCGGCGCCAGTTATGGCCATTTTCTCTCTATTCGGCAGTGAACTAATATCCATTCTGGGTGCCACCCCTGAAGAAGTCCGACATGGGACGGCCTATCTGTTGCTCATCGCGCCGGCCGTGCTCTTTGAGCTGCTGAACCTCATCGCCAGCCGGACCTACACCGGCGTCGGGGACACTTTCACCGAGATGGTTATCCGGAGCGTTGGGGCGGTGCTCAACCTCGTCTTCAGTGCCCTGTTCGTCTTCGGGCTCGGGATGGGCGTCGCCGGGGTCGCGCTGGGGACGACGCTTTCGACTGGGATTGCGATGGTGGTTCTCGGGTGGGGGATGTTCGGTCACACCTATGGCGGGCTCGGCATGAAGCCGAGTCCGGTCCCGGTTTCGCTGTCCGGGCCGTTTGCTGACCTGACGGTCGCCCGCCAGCTGCTTGAAGTCGCGGCTCCCGAAATCGCGCGCCGGGTTGCACAGGGGCTGACTATCTTTCCGCTGTTGTGGATTGCCGCTTCGTTCGGTCCGGTGGTTGTGACTGCTCTAGAAGTCGCACGGCGTGTTCGTGCCCTGATAGACAGCGTCAACTGGGGGATGTCGCTGGCATCGAGTTCGCTGGTAGGCCAACGGCTCGGCGCTGGCGAGGAGACGGCAGCGGACGCCTATGGGGCAGGCATTATTCGACTCACGATGGTTGTGTATCTGGTTGTCGCAGCCATTGTGGTCGCGCTTGCGACCCCGATTGCCGGGCTGTTCGTCTCCGGCTCGGAGGCGGTTGCTGTGACCGCCGCTTTCGTCGCTGTCGCCGCCGTTAGCGCCATCGGGCTCGGGCTTGACGGGACGGCGTCGGGCGTTCTTGTCGGAGCCGGTGACACCCGTCGGCCGTTTGTCGCCTCGCTCATCGGTCGGTACCTCTTTGCGCTTCCGGCCGCGTTTCTGGGACTTGTTACCCCACTCGGGGTGGGCGGACTCTACTTGGCGCTCGTTTTGGAGTCGTTTGTTCCGGGAGGGATCAACTACGGCCTGTATCGGTCCGGCCGCTGGAAGGTCATTAGCCGTCGTTACCGCCCGGGAACAGATATCGACAAGTGA
- a CDS encoding IclR family transcriptional regulator, which translates to MSDDRVQATATSVRILEGIVELDGEAGVTELSTHLSLAKSTVYKHLNTLQTTGVVVQRGDRYRIGLKTLEFGGYAQRHDGIYETARPEIESMARKSGELANLMFEEGGRGVYVHTARGDDAVDLDTQTGRRVHLHATGLGKAILATLDDERVRTIIDRHGLPEVTPHTITDEEALFEELAAIRSAGVAYDREECVPGMACIARPLSTPGPRPAAISITGPVSRITADETESEARQLVEQTGNVIELNLTE; encoded by the coding sequence ATGTCGGACGACCGGGTTCAGGCGACGGCAACGTCGGTGCGGATACTGGAGGGGATCGTCGAACTCGACGGTGAGGCCGGAGTGACAGAGCTTTCGACGCACCTCTCGCTCGCCAAGAGCACGGTCTACAAGCATCTCAACACACTCCAGACGACCGGAGTAGTCGTACAGCGGGGTGACCGGTATCGCATCGGGCTCAAGACCTTGGAGTTTGGAGGGTACGCACAGCGCCACGACGGCATCTACGAAACGGCCCGCCCCGAAATCGAGTCCATGGCCCGCAAGTCCGGGGAGTTGGCAAATCTCATGTTCGAGGAAGGCGGCCGGGGTGTGTACGTCCACACGGCCAGAGGCGACGATGCGGTCGACCTCGATACCCAGACCGGGCGACGCGTGCATCTCCACGCGACGGGACTTGGGAAGGCGATTCTGGCGACGCTCGACGACGAACGCGTGCGGACCATTATCGACCGACACGGGCTTCCGGAGGTGACACCGCATACGATTACTGACGAGGAGGCGCTGTTCGAGGAACTGGCGGCAATCCGGTCAGCGGGAGTCGCCTACGACCGCGAGGAGTGCGTCCCCGGGATGGCCTGCATCGCTCGGCCGCTATCCACGCCCGGTCCCCGGCCGGCGGCAATCAGCATCACCGGTCCCGTCAGCCGGATTACCGCCGACGAAACCGAGTCCGAAGCCCGGCAACTGGTCGAACAGACCGGCAACGTTATTGAGTTGAATCTCACCGAATGA
- a CDS encoding MFS transporter, producing the protein MELASNDRSIAAFTMLGHGVVHWFELAIPILLVVWLDAFDVSVAVIGLVVALGYAPFGLGALPAGVLVDRFGPKQPILWCLTGMSLSFAALAVAPSIYAVALCLLAWGIAASVYHPAGLALISTGVEDRGTVFAWHGIAGNLGIALGPFATATLLLFFEWQLVALALAVPGVVATAYGLSADFDSTAAVDDTPDDAGGSGRSSLVSDSKSLFASSFLLVFSIVTIVGLYYRGVLTYLPEILQGLPAMAGVALPAGIEELSLGDYFYVGLLVAGMAGQYVAGKLTRRMPVARGLVVVFGALAVLAVVFIPVSGLGLVAVLVYCAVLGFTLFAIEPFYQEAVAVYTPADSRGLSYGYTYLGMFGLGALNISFGGFLLEYLSLTAFFLSLSVIAVAGTAVAWRLITAPVGQAAPAAEADAASSDDD; encoded by the coding sequence ATGGAACTTGCGTCTAACGACCGGTCGATTGCGGCGTTTACGATGTTGGGCCACGGAGTCGTCCACTGGTTTGAGCTGGCGATTCCGATTCTCCTTGTTGTCTGGCTAGACGCCTTCGACGTATCTGTCGCCGTGATCGGCCTCGTCGTCGCGCTCGGGTATGCCCCATTCGGGCTCGGGGCGCTCCCTGCAGGGGTGCTCGTCGACCGGTTCGGGCCGAAACAGCCCATACTCTGGTGTCTTACCGGGATGAGCCTCTCGTTTGCAGCTCTCGCAGTCGCACCCTCGATATACGCAGTTGCCCTCTGTCTGCTCGCGTGGGGAATTGCAGCAAGCGTCTATCACCCCGCGGGGTTGGCGCTCATCAGCACCGGCGTCGAGGACCGAGGGACGGTCTTCGCCTGGCACGGCATCGCCGGCAACCTCGGCATCGCGCTCGGGCCGTTTGCTACCGCTACGCTCCTCTTGTTCTTCGAGTGGCAGCTTGTCGCTCTCGCGCTGGCTGTACCCGGCGTCGTAGCGACCGCATACGGGCTCAGCGCCGACTTCGACTCAACGGCGGCCGTCGACGACACGCCTGACGATGCCGGCGGGAGCGGTCGCTCCTCGCTCGTTTCGGACTCAAAAAGCCTGTTCGCCAGTTCGTTTCTGCTCGTCTTCTCGATTGTCACCATTGTCGGCCTCTACTACCGGGGCGTGCTCACCTACCTGCCGGAGATCCTACAGGGGCTTCCGGCTATGGCTGGGGTGGCACTTCCGGCGGGCATCGAAGAGCTCTCGCTGGGCGATTACTTCTACGTCGGGTTGTTGGTCGCCGGGATGGCCGGTCAGTACGTCGCAGGAAAGCTCACAAGACGGATGCCCGTCGCCCGCGGGCTGGTCGTCGTCTTCGGAGCGCTCGCCGTACTCGCGGTCGTCTTCATCCCTGTCTCGGGGCTAGGGCTGGTCGCCGTGCTCGTCTACTGTGCAGTGCTGGGATTCACGCTCTTTGCAATCGAGCCGTTCTATCAAGAAGCCGTTGCGGTCTACACCCCCGCCGACTCGCGGGGGCTCTCGTATGGGTATACGTATCTCGGCATGTTCGGCCTCGGCGCGCTGAATATCTCTTTCGGCGGGTTCCTGCTTGAGTATCTCTCGCTCACTGCGTTTTTCCTGTCGCTGTCGGTGATTGCCGTTGCCGGTACGGCCGTCGCCTGGCGGCTGATTACCGCTCCCGTCGGACAAGCAGCGCCAGCCGCAGAGGCTGACGCCGCTTCTTCCGACGACGACTGA
- a CDS encoding SHOCT domain-containing protein, translating into MDEEDTEPLVTHEMLGYMLGFGLDFILLAGLLWVVGVVPGVVFAGVTGFFAVVYTLWIAWRWHSRRRDDSADREPVDALKERYVAGELSEAEFEAELSRLMDAGPDADGREQKTSDRTAAETASDRQEAAESE; encoded by the coding sequence ATGGACGAGGAGGATACGGAGCCGCTTGTCACCCACGAGATGCTCGGCTACATGCTGGGTTTCGGCCTCGATTTCATTTTGCTCGCCGGGCTGCTCTGGGTCGTTGGCGTTGTCCCCGGGGTGGTGTTTGCCGGTGTAACCGGCTTCTTCGCTGTGGTGTATACGCTCTGGATTGCGTGGCGCTGGCACTCGCGTCGGCGGGACGACTCGGCTGACCGAGAGCCGGTTGACGCTCTCAAAGAGCGATACGTCGCCGGCGAGCTGTCTGAAGCGGAGTTCGAAGCGGAGCTGAGTCGACTCATGGATGCCGGGCCTGACGCGGACGGCCGCGAGCAAAAAACGTCTGACCGGACTGCGGCTGAAACGGCTTCCGACCGGCAGGAAGCGGCTGAATCAGAATGA
- a CDS encoding class I SAM-dependent methyltransferase, which translates to MDRFQNTRQPDWDWWGKLWPTPGATLRKCGLSSGHTLAEVGSGNGYFALPAARIVDPAPVYAVDVDPSLLEALAHLADQQNIKNIETVAGDARSLTDHLPEPVDVCLVANAFHGIEASETFVTEAVSALAADGRLVVINWQDRPREETTIAGKPRGPPADLRLAPSTCRERIESAADITLAEQFVLPPYHYALVFE; encoded by the coding sequence ATGGACCGTTTTCAGAACACGCGGCAGCCGGACTGGGACTGGTGGGGAAAGCTGTGGCCGACGCCCGGTGCGACACTCCGAAAGTGTGGCCTTTCGTCCGGCCACACGCTCGCGGAAGTCGGGAGCGGAAACGGCTACTTCGCGCTGCCCGCCGCCCGAATCGTCGATCCGGCACCCGTGTACGCTGTCGACGTAGATCCGTCGCTTCTCGAAGCGCTTGCCCACCTCGCAGACCAGCAGAACATCAAAAACATCGAGACAGTTGCGGGCGACGCACGGTCGCTTACCGACCACCTGCCCGAGCCCGTGGATGTCTGCTTGGTGGCAAACGCGTTCCACGGAATCGAGGCTTCCGAGACGTTCGTCACGGAAGCCGTCTCGGCTCTCGCTGCGGACGGTCGTCTCGTCGTCATCAACTGGCAGGACCGACCGCGGGAGGAAACAACGATAGCCGGCAAGCCGAGAGGGCCGCCGGCTGACCTGCGGCTGGCTCCGTCTACATGCCGGGAGCGAATCGAGAGCGCAGCCGACATAACGCTCGCCGAGCAGTTTGTACTGCCGCCGTATCATTACGCGCTCGTCTTCGAGTAG
- a CDS encoding enolase: protein MLYDAVAGLDLNVDEYSLERRERDTSSGFTRMTTIVSLRGDGCVGRGEDVTYDTDAHLSLRDSGTAFDITGEYTLDSFSEALSGIDVFHGETPGQTVFRNYRRWAFESAALDLALKQADTNLADRLDRSYDPVRFVVSTRLEEPPTGDRVLEWLDRDSDLEFKLDPTSEWPAEAIERLAATDAVRILDLKGQYHGTTVDQPADPELYERVIESFPEALIEDPELNEETEPLFEGHEPRVTWDYPIRGVDTVKELPWEPEWLNIKPSRFGSVRSLFDTLDYCREHGIQMFGGGQFELDVGREHLHAIASLFYPDAPNDVAPKAYNDPNPSGGLPSSPLTPPTAPSGLSWDR from the coding sequence ATGCTTTATGATGCTGTCGCCGGGCTTGACCTGAACGTCGACGAATACAGTCTCGAACGGCGCGAGCGCGATACGTCAAGCGGATTTACACGGATGACAACCATCGTCTCGCTTCGGGGAGACGGCTGCGTCGGGCGGGGCGAAGATGTCACCTACGATACCGATGCCCACCTCTCGCTTCGGGACAGTGGTACGGCGTTCGATATCACGGGGGAGTATACGCTCGATTCGTTCTCCGAGGCGCTGTCCGGAATCGACGTTTTCCACGGCGAAACGCCCGGACAGACAGTCTTTCGGAACTACCGCCGCTGGGCCTTCGAGAGCGCTGCGCTTGACCTCGCGCTGAAACAGGCCGATACGAACCTCGCCGACCGGCTCGACCGCTCATACGACCCGGTCCGGTTCGTCGTGAGCACGCGACTCGAGGAGCCACCGACCGGCGACCGGGTGCTCGAATGGCTCGACCGCGATTCTGACCTCGAGTTCAAACTCGACCCCACCTCCGAGTGGCCGGCGGAGGCCATAGAGCGGCTCGCGGCGACCGATGCGGTCCGGATTCTCGACCTCAAGGGACAGTACCACGGCACGACGGTCGACCAGCCCGCTGACCCCGAACTCTACGAGCGGGTCATCGAGTCCTTCCCCGAGGCACTCATCGAGGACCCGGAACTGAACGAGGAGACGGAGCCGCTGTTCGAGGGCCACGAACCGCGAGTGACGTGGGACTACCCGATTCGGGGCGTCGATACGGTGAAAGAACTCCCCTGGGAGCCCGAGTGGCTCAACATCAAGCCGTCCCGGTTCGGCTCGGTGCGGTCGCTCTTCGATACGCTCGACTACTGTCGTGAACACGGGATACAGATGTTCGGGGGCGGCCAGTTTGAACTCGATGTCGGCCGCGAGCATCTCCACGCTATTGCGTCGCTGTTCTATCCGGACGCCCCGAACGACGTCGCGCCGAAAGCGTACAACGACCCCAACCCGAGCGGCGGCCTCCCGTCGAGTCCGCTTACACCGCCCACAGCCCCCAGTGGACTCTCATGGGACCGATAA
- a CDS encoding oligosaccharide flippase family protein — MSEQRKSRRASLATIVRGGSLYTVGKVVSDVGEFLLHLLVSRWLGAGLYGLFAYGKTLVFTALLLTNLGSDKSIVRYLPKYESNPEKRRFVLALAWVTSLGGGFAVASGLFVFAPTVAGVTLDQPGFVPVLRLFAVVLFVDTAANLLYATFRALEVIEYEVLSKRLLKPVLRVLAVGSAVLIGGTIYSVVVAMVVASVATLAVAGYLFVTRLEIRPRLRSPAGTRETVRDYYNYSLPLTAKDAGTVMQSRVDVLMVGVFLSSTAVGVYNVSVLLASVLYVPLLAANQLFAPVISRLQSQGRTADMQAIYRAVTRWIFTASLFFAAVLVVFRVELLGLFGPEFTAGTTVLVLFVGAQLCNAAVGPSGDLLMMTDHQYAVMLNEWVFGVANVVLTVVFIQFFGFVGAALASAGVLLARNLTKLTEVWYLERMQPYGRAFGKPLAAGGVAAAGMVGTHAATAAAGFGAWTGVAVGVAVGIGLYAGGLWMAGFEEVDYELYAQLVGSGQ, encoded by the coding sequence ATGAGCGAGCAGCGCAAGTCCCGGCGTGCGTCGCTCGCCACTATTGTCCGCGGTGGCTCGCTGTACACCGTCGGCAAGGTCGTCTCCGATGTCGGCGAGTTCCTGTTGCATCTCCTTGTTTCGCGATGGCTTGGCGCTGGGCTGTACGGGCTGTTCGCCTACGGAAAGACGCTCGTCTTCACTGCGCTGCTGCTTACCAACCTCGGTAGCGACAAGTCCATAGTCCGCTATCTTCCGAAATACGAGTCGAATCCGGAAAAGCGCCGGTTCGTCCTCGCGCTCGCATGGGTTACTTCCCTCGGTGGTGGATTCGCCGTCGCGAGCGGACTGTTCGTCTTCGCACCGACGGTGGCAGGGGTGACACTCGACCAGCCTGGGTTCGTGCCTGTTCTCCGACTGTTTGCGGTGGTTCTCTTCGTCGATACTGCTGCAAACCTGCTGTATGCGACGTTTCGGGCGCTTGAGGTGATCGAGTACGAGGTACTCAGCAAGCGGCTGCTTAAGCCGGTGTTGCGCGTACTGGCAGTTGGGTCGGCAGTACTCATCGGCGGAACCATCTACAGCGTTGTCGTCGCAATGGTTGTCGCCAGCGTAGCGACACTTGCAGTCGCAGGGTATCTGTTTGTGACACGGTTGGAGATACGGCCGCGGCTCCGTTCGCCCGCGGGAACGCGTGAGACGGTCAGAGACTACTACAACTACTCGCTACCGTTGACGGCCAAAGACGCGGGCACAGTCATGCAAAGCCGTGTCGACGTGCTGATGGTCGGCGTCTTCCTCTCCTCGACGGCGGTCGGCGTCTACAACGTCTCGGTGTTGCTTGCCAGCGTCCTGTACGTTCCGCTATTGGCGGCTAATCAGCTGTTTGCACCCGTCATTTCACGGCTCCAATCGCAGGGACGAACCGCCGACATGCAGGCGATTTACCGGGCCGTAACGAGGTGGATATTCACTGCAAGCCTGTTTTTCGCGGCCGTGCTCGTGGTCTTTCGCGTCGAGTTGCTGGGGCTGTTCGGCCCGGAGTTTACCGCCGGCACGACCGTCTTGGTCCTCTTTGTTGGTGCCCAACTCTGTAATGCGGCCGTCGGCCCCAGCGGCGACCTGCTGATGATGACCGACCACCAATACGCTGTGATGCTCAACGAGTGGGTCTTCGGCGTCGCCAACGTCGTGCTTACCGTCGTTTTTATCCAGTTCTTTGGCTTCGTCGGCGCGGCGCTGGCCTCCGCAGGCGTGCTCCTCGCGCGGAACCTGACGAAACTCACAGAAGTCTGGTATCTCGAACGGATGCAGCCGTACGGGCGGGCCTTCGGCAAGCCACTTGCCGCTGGCGGCGTCGCCGCTGCGGGAATGGTCGGTACGCACGCCGCCACAGCGGCAGCCGGTTTCGGGGCGTGGACGGGCGTGGCTGTCGGTGTCGCTGTCGGCATCGGCCTCTACGCCGGTGGGCTCTGGATGGCTGGGTTCGAGGAGGTAGACTACGAGCTCTACGCCCAGCTAGTCGGGTCGGGGCAGTAG
- a CDS encoding FkbM family methyltransferase, producing the protein MGFDGRLYTAYLEPGLDRLGVRTHLSSLYWALGVPGMLFRLSSQETATHAVNGVTVEFPIETRWQYERFRWMHPEIRLFEELVDELGPGDVFYDVGAHLGWHSVVAANAADDVTVEAFEPHPQVADRLRTVVDATGHSIAVRECALADRDGTAEFEAEPTPAAALSGAQDDPPASTVEVALAAGDSLVAEGAVEPPDILKIDAEGADAAVLSGLQETIAAHRPRRIYCEVHVDGDEIRELLSSFGYSFEPIASTRPVLRAVPK; encoded by the coding sequence ATGGGTTTCGACGGCCGACTCTACACTGCGTATCTCGAACCGGGGCTTGACCGGCTCGGTGTCCGAACACACCTCTCTTCGCTGTATTGGGCGCTCGGCGTTCCAGGAATGCTGTTCCGCCTTTCGTCGCAGGAGACCGCAACGCATGCGGTTAACGGCGTGACCGTCGAGTTCCCCATCGAAACGCGCTGGCAGTACGAACGGTTCCGATGGATGCATCCCGAGATACGGCTCTTCGAGGAGCTTGTCGACGAACTCGGGCCGGGAGACGTGTTCTACGACGTTGGGGCACACCTCGGGTGGCACTCGGTCGTCGCCGCGAACGCTGCCGACGATGTGACCGTCGAGGCCTTCGAACCCCACCCGCAGGTTGCCGACCGGCTCCGGACGGTCGTCGACGCAACCGGCCACTCGATAGCGGTTCGGGAGTGTGCGCTCGCCGACCGCGACGGAACGGCCGAGTTCGAAGCCGAGCCGACTCCAGCGGCAGCACTCTCCGGAGCACAGGACGACCCACCTGCTTCGACTGTCGAGGTTGCACTCGCAGCGGGAGACAGCCTCGTCGCCGAAGGTGCTGTCGAGCCGCCCGATATTCTCAAAATAGATGCTGAAGGTGCCGACGCAGCAGTACTCAGCGGGCTTCAGGAGACAATCGCTGCCCACCGGCCACGGCGTATCTATTGTGAGGTCCACGTCGATGGCGACGAGATACGGGAACTGCTGTCGTCGTTCGGCTACAGCTTCGAGCCGATTGCATCAACGCGCCCCGTCCTGCGGGCCGTACCGAAGTAG
- a CDS encoding mechanosensitive ion channel family protein, translating to MVGVQPPLLQLAPPDGVEMPEVGVGTVAGAVLILLAAYALARASVFILTKLSDRFPTRRIGIRMATPIIKFGIYIVAVFIILDSLLELTTTQVLAFSGVLGAALGFGLRDLFAGMVGGLVIILERPYRVGDEVEIKDHYGEITDIGLRATRIETPDDDLVSVPNYVFFTDAVANANAGNQEMMVVTEFMISPEADIDRAQAIVEEAVVTSRYVYITDDCPYTVSMRDRPYYYLIRVRAYVNDHRYERALISDITERVFEQFQAEGIPKPRGLDRDLHGEATEDG from the coding sequence ATGGTAGGAGTGCAACCTCCGCTGCTGCAGTTGGCCCCACCTGATGGCGTCGAGATGCCGGAGGTTGGGGTTGGAACGGTCGCGGGAGCCGTCCTGATTCTGCTGGCGGCGTATGCTCTCGCCCGGGCGTCGGTGTTCATCCTGACCAAACTCTCCGACCGCTTCCCGACGAGGCGTATCGGCATTCGGATGGCGACCCCCATCATCAAGTTCGGAATCTACATCGTAGCGGTGTTTATCATCCTTGATTCGCTGCTTGAGCTTACCACCACGCAGGTGCTTGCCTTTTCGGGCGTATTGGGGGCCGCGCTGGGCTTCGGCCTGCGGGACCTGTTTGCCGGGATGGTCGGTGGGCTAGTGATTATCCTAGAGCGTCCCTACCGGGTCGGCGACGAAGTCGAAATCAAGGACCACTACGGCGAAATCACCGATATCGGGCTGCGGGCGACCCGAATCGAGACACCCGATGACGACCTTGTCTCCGTGCCGAACTACGTGTTTTTCACCGATGCGGTGGCGAACGCAAACGCCGGCAACCAAGAGATGATGGTCGTCACCGAGTTTATGATTTCTCCCGAGGCTGATATCGACCGCGCCCAAGCGATTGTTGAGGAAGCCGTTGTCACCTCCCGCTATGTGTATATCACCGACGACTGTCCATACACCGTCTCGATGCGTGACCGCCCGTACTATTATCTCATCCGGGTCCGCGCCTACGTCAACGACCACCGCTACGAGCGGGCGCTGATATCGGATATCACCGAACGGGTGTTCGAACAGTTTCAGGCGGAGGGGATTCCCAAGCCGCGCGGGCTTGACCGCGACCTCCACGGTGAAGCCACCGAAGACGGATGA